Sequence from the Euzebya sp. genome:
GGGCGAGCTGCCGCCCAGGTTGTTGGCGCTGGCGATCACGCCGAAGGCGGTGGGGTCCCCGTAGACCGCCTCGGCGATCGTGGACAGCGTGTCGCCCGACTGGACGGTGTAGATCCGGTTGCCGCTGTCGTCGGTCTGGGTGTCCGCCGGCGTGGTCCCCGGTCCCTCCGTCCCGCCGTCCGTCGTCTGCCCGCCCGTCCCCTCGGTCCCACCGCCGGTGGGGGCCGCGGAGTTCCGCGCCTCCTGCAGCTGCTGCTGCAGCTGGGCGATGGTGGTCGTCCGGCTCTCGAGCTCGGACCGGGTGGTCGTCAGCTCGCTCTCGACCGCGTCGAGCTCCGCCTGGTCGACGCCGCCGCCCCCGCCGGTGCAGCTGCCGAGGATGAAGGCGAGGATCAGCGCGGCCGCGAACACGGCGATGCGACCCCAGAGGATGCGTCCTCCGAAGTCCTCGGCTCCCTCGTAGTCGAAGTCCATGGATCCCTAGTATCCACGGATCGACACGGCATTCGAGGAAGCAGGACGTGTCCCGGTCGCACGGGGGTCCTCTGACGTCTACCCTCCGCCGCCATGTTGGACCGCGAGTGGGTCAGCCTGACGGACCCCGAGGAGCCGCACGACCGGTACCTCTTCGACGTCTCGTTCCTGACCTCGTCGTACTCCTGCATCTACGGCCAGGGCTGCCCCGGGACCGCTGGCATCGAGGGCGACGACCGCGGCTGCTGCCGCTTCGGCGCGCACTTCGTCGACGACGAGGACCGCGACCGGACGATCGAGATGGTCGACGTGCTCGGGCCCGAGTACATGCAGCGCCACGCGCTCGCGTCGCGCCGGGGGATCATCGCCACCGAGTCCGACGGCAGCGAGCGCACCCGCATGGTGGAGGGGGCCTGCATCTTCCTCAACCGCACCGGCTGGACGCGGGGCCCCGGCTGCGCTCTGCACCAGTACGCCGTCGACCGCGGCGAGCACCCGGTCGACTACAAGCCCGAGGTCTGCTGGCTGGTGCCGCTCCGCCGCGAGATCGAGACCGACGTGGCCGACGACGGCGAGGAGCGCGTCACCACCGTCGTCACCAGCTACGACCGCGGGGCCTGGGGGCCCGGTGGGTCGGACTTCGCGTGGTGGTGCACCACCGACGACGACCGTGCGTACGGCGGCACCGAACCCGTGTACCGGTCGATGCGGCGTGAGCTGACCGAGATGACCACCCCGGCGGTCTACGCCGAGCTGGTCCGGTACCTCGAGGGCCGGATGACCAGCCGCCGGCTCCTCCCGCTGATGCCCCCGACGTGACCGGTCACGACGAGCGCCGGCTCGCCGCACCCCAGCTCCGCGAGACCGCCGACATCTGGTGGGATTCCGGCACCGACCCGGTGATCACCTGGGACGCCTCCGGCCGCCGGTTCTGGCTGGCCGACGGCGCCGGCGCCCACCACCGCCTCACCCTCGCCGTCCTGGGCGGCGACCCGCCCCTCGACCCGCTGGCGGTGGCGACCGCCCTCCGCGACGGCCTGGCCGCGTGCGACTTCCCCCCGACCGAGACCGGCGTCCCCGCCGACCGCGCCCGCGCCACCCTCCGGGCCGCCGGTCTGACGGTCTGACGGTCTGACCCACCGCCCACCGCTCGGCTCAGCCGCGCAGGTCCTCGGGTCTGTTGAGGTTCCGCGCCCACCGGGCGTGTCCGGACAGGGCGGACGAGGTGGCCTCGTCGAGGACGGTCGCGCCGAGGGCCTCGGCGGCCCGCGCCACCGACCGCACGCCGTCGGCGACCAGCACGGCCAGACCCATCGCCGCCGTCGCGGCCCAGACGGCGTGCAGGGGTTGGGGTCGGCCGTCGGCGGAGGGGATGAGCGCCGGCTCGCCGGCCCAGCGGTCGGCCAGGGCACCCAGCAGCCCCGGGTCCGGGTCGGCCAGGTCCACGGCCAGG
This genomic interval carries:
- a CDS encoding LysM peptidoglycan-binding domain-containing protein is translated as MDFDYEGAEDFGGRILWGRIAVFAAALILAFILGSCTGGGGGVDQAELDAVESELTTTRSELESRTTTIAQLQQQLQEARNSAAPTGGGTEGTGGQTTDGGTEGPGTTPADTQTDDSGNRIYTVQSGDTLSTIAEAVYGDPTAFGVIASANNLGGSSPLQVGQELIIPENPDSGQ
- a CDS encoding molybdenum cofactor guanylyltransferase — its product is MTVGTAGISGVVLAGGASRRMGRDKALIPVDGARLVDRAVRCLRQVADDVVVASGPRRIPDVAVPQVPDRPADVGPLGGLVAGLVAVEHDLAAVLAVDLADPDPGLLGALADRWAGEPALIPSADGRPQPLHAVWAATAAMGLAVLVADGVRSVARAAEALGATVLDEATSSALSGHARWARNLNRPEDLRG